From the genome of Chelonia mydas isolate rCheMyd1 chromosome 2, rCheMyd1.pri.v2, whole genome shotgun sequence, one region includes:
- the LOC114020798 gene encoding heat shock protein 30C-like: protein MLPLPVWLWPSCGPVSSLVGPGPPSLWGQLVGDLPTPLEEMERMRPSLLLAHPLLRGGGQGRATPRQSGRSLAEGAGKEPGARAPGKEKYQLSLDVSGFSPAELMVRLAGRKLTVTGKQEKKTESGAGVRSHEYREIRRETLLPEAVDVQALLCSLSQDGQLCIEAPPLALPAAEGRAVPISVCPGVKAGDGNLAAEGKEPGSSEVETGGETEGTSPRDS from the coding sequence ATGCTCCCGCTCCCAGTGTGGCTGTGGCCGAGCTGTGGCCCCGTGTCCAGCCTCGTGGGGCCGGGTCCCCCCAGCCTCTGGGGCCAGCTGGTGGGGGACCTGCCGACGCCCCTGGAGGAGATGGAGCGAATGAGACCCTCCCTCCTGCTGGCTCATCCCCTTCTCCGCGGGGGAGGCCAGGGGAGGGCGACGCCAAGGCAGAGCGGCCGGTCCCTGGCCGAGGGTGCTGGGAAGGAGCCCGGGGCCCGGGCGCCGGGGAAGGAGAAGTACCAGCTCTCCCTGGACGTGAGCGGCTTCTCCCCAGCTGAGCTGATGGTGAGACTGGCCGGGAGGAAGCTGACGGTGACGGGGAAGCAGGAGAAGAAAACGGAGTCGGGGGCTGGAGTCCGCTCCCACGAGTACAGAGAGATCCGCCGAGAAACGCTCCTGCCGGAAGCCGTGGACGTGcaggccctgctctgctccctgtcccaggACGGGCAGCTCTGCATCGAGGCGCCGCCTCTGGCCCTGCCAGCTGCCGAAGGGAGAGCCGTTCCCATCAGCGTCTGCCCGGGGGTGAAGGCAGGAGACGGGAACCTGGCCGCGGAGGGAAAGGAGCCGGGGAGCAGCGAGGTGGAGacaggaggagagactgaggggacCAGCCCCAGAGATTCCTGA
- the LOC119565539 gene encoding heat shock protein 30C-like, whose translation MLPLPVWLWRNCGPVSSLVGPGPPSLWGQLVGDLPTPLEEMERMRPSLLLAHPLLRGGGQGRATPRQSGRSLAEGAGKEPGARAPGKEKYQLSLDVSGFSPAELMVRLAGRKLTVTGKQEKKTESGAGVRSHEYREIRRETLLPEAVDVQALLCSLSQDGQLCIEAPPLALPAAEGRAVPISVCPGVKAGEGNLAAEGKEPGSSEVETGGETEGSSPRDS comes from the coding sequence ATGCTCCCGCTCCCAGTGTGGCTGTGGCGGAACTGTGGCCCCGTGTCCAGCCTCGTGGGGCCGGGTCCCCCCAGCCTCTGGGGCCAGCTGGTGGGGGACCTGCCGACGCCCCTGGAGGAGATGGAGCGAATGAGACCCTCCCTCCTGCTGGCTCATCCCCTTCTCCGCGGGGGAGGCCAGGGGAGGGCGACGCCAAGGCAGAGCGGCCGGTCCCTGGCCGAGGGTGCGGGGAAGGAGCCCGGGGCCCGGGCGCCGGGGAAGGAGAAGTACCAGCTCTCCCTGGACGTGAGCGGCTTCTCCCCAGCTGAGCTGATGGTGAGACTGGCCGGGAGGAAGCTGACGGTGACGGGGAAGCAGGAGAAGAAAACGGAGTCGGGGGCTGGAGTCCGCTCCCACGAGTACAGAGAGATCCGCCGAGAAACGCTCCTGCCGGAAGCCGTGGACGTGcaggccctgctctgctccctgtcccaggACGGGCAGCTCTGCATCGAGGCGCCGCCTCTGGCCCTGCCAGCTGCCGAAGGGAGAGCCGTTCCCATCAGCGTCTGCCCGGGGGTGAAGGCAGGAGAAGGGAACCTGGCGGCGGAGGGAAAGGAGCCGGGGAGCAGCGAGGTGGAGacaggaggagagactgaggggtCGAGCCCCAGAGATTCCTGA
- the LOC102945149 gene encoding heat shock protein 30C: protein MLPLPVWLWPSCGPVSSLVGPGPPSLWGQLVGDLPTPLEEMERMRPSLLLAHPLLRGGGQGRATPRQSGRSLAEGAGKEPGARAPGKEKYQLSLDVSGFSPAELMVRLAGRKLTVTGKQEKKTESEAGVRSHEYREIRRETLLPEAVDVQALLCSLSQDGQLCIEAPPLALPAAEGRAVPISVCPGVKAGDGNLAAEGKEPGSSEVETGGETEGTSPRDS from the coding sequence ATGCTCCCGCTCCCAGTGTGGCTGTGGCCGAGCTGTGGCCCCGTGTCCAGCCTCGTGGGGCCGGGTCCCCCCAGCCTCTGGGGCCAGCTGGTGGGGGACCTGCCGACGCCCCTGGAGGAGATGGAGCGAATGAGACCCTCCCTCCTGCTGGCTCATCCCCTTCTCCGCGGGGGAGGCCAGGGGAGGGCGACGCCAAGGCAGAGCGGCCGGTCCCTGGCCGAGGGTGCGGGGAAGGAGCCCGGGGCCCGGGCGCCGGGGAAGGAGAAGTACCAGCTCTCCCTGGACGTGAGCGGCTTCTCCCCAGCTGAGCTGATGGTGAGACTGGCCGGGAGGAAGCTGACGGTGACGGGGAAGCAGGAGAAGAAAACGGAGTCGGAGGCTGGAGTCCGCTCCCACGAGTACAGAGAGATCCGCCGAGAAACGCTCCTGCCGGAAGCCGTGGACGTGcaggccctgctctgctccctgtcccaggACGGGCAGCTCTGCATCGAGGCGCCGCCTCTGGCCCTGCCAGCTGCCGAAGGGAGAGCCGTTCCCATCAGCGTCTGCCCGGGGGTGAAGGCAGGAGACGGGAACCTGGCCGCGGAGGGAAAGGAGCCGGGGAGCAGCGAGGTGGAGacaggaggagagactgaggggacCAGCCCCAGAGATTCCTGA